The following coding sequences are from one Rhipicephalus microplus isolate Deutch F79 chromosome 3, USDA_Rmic, whole genome shotgun sequence window:
- the LOC119167716 gene encoding uncharacterized protein LOC119167716 isoform X2 gives MTSRTPGCPLNSKFSGVVLQGFRNTVCCVLPGNVLFEEVVGGLRTVTTSVPFSLKNAASTQLGRISHCCLAVHLRFFLLSERICKNLG, from the exons ATGACGAGTAGGACGCCTGGGTGCCCtttgaattccaagttttctggtgttgtcttacaag GTTTCCGAAATACAGTGTGCTGCGTTCTGCCAgggaacgtgctgttcgaagaaGTAGTTGGAGGGCTACGGACGGTGACCACCTCTGTTCCATTCAGTTTGAAGAACGCTGCTTCGACACAACTGGGCAGAATATCACACTGCTGTctggcagtgcaccttcgatttttcctgctttccgagcgcatctgcaaaaacct